In one window of Mytilus trossulus isolate FHL-02 chromosome 7, PNRI_Mtr1.1.1.hap1, whole genome shotgun sequence DNA:
- the LOC134726274 gene encoding uncharacterized protein LOC134726274, producing MGRFRHGFLSCKQKQKIASIRKGQNIRQTARTVLLDHAYTTSYPSSSYKQPDLSNFINEEVIDENNVNITSDDSWRNGRRVVELGVLADHLAACKQCGLPLSLQNCLNITTCGLAAVLKVLCVNQSCKNINAIPTGKQHNRIWDVNTKLATASIHTGLGERQVNGFLSTLNIPPVSHRMFDQRQNEIGTILEEIAEKSMKEWTEKEKSMTKECSGNDDITVAVDAGWQKRGSGRSYDSLTGHCSMIGTRTGMILDYSLRSRTCRVCVTARRMKKIPKVHTCRKNYSGSSKAMEADMVVQMVADARIKGTNIMTIVGDEDATTIARLRNKVDKSIIKLSDSNHVKKTLGKSLFALRNKHSRLTTKIIYYFMKCFNFLVAQARGRPEEISKNLPALSKHPFGDHTSCDPSWCQSFEDSSMKFRSLPYGKPLKDKQLQASLSTLFSNYITQSEKLAKLESTQGNESFNDTVASKAPKNRHYGSSGSLGYRVAASVIQKNKGHKYLVDANRTAGLSPGVHTSKVSALRDLQYKKRKAIAITKKAKLRRLELKTERNQDISSCEVREGISYQSGIDMEESRLDPENITEIPPPRTSRIEASPKHDCVTEIFFDIEATGLSRSSHITQLAAKSAAESFSRFVLPQHQITPKAAEITGLTFENGQLLSNGNVLPAVHIKKCLNDFISFLEKTKNNVLIGHNVQTYDCVLLYTSLQKCNLLDKFKSTVIGFIDTLPLFKLSHSGLNSYSQTNLFETFMSKSYEAHRADEDVDALCTLVNKKIELNVHFEKVYIPECVISDKFNSMKELHKNLPSLKLLIDCKILSLGMARIIASSGLCSIEHLKLAFSRNGCKGIKDLFTEKSGSGVRVTKSEKIIRQVSDFLKE from the exons ATGGGGAGGTTTAGACACGGATTTTTGTCttgtaaacaaaaacagaaaattgcGTCAATTAGGAAGGGTCAGAACATCAGACAAACGGCTCGAACAGTATTACTAGATCATGCATATACAACTTCATATCCATCGTCTTCATATAAACAACCAGACctgtcaaattttataaatgaggaAGTCATAGATGAAAACAATGTTAACATAACATCAGACGACAGCTGGAGAAATGGAAGAAGGGTCGTAGAACTTGGGGTATTGGCAGATCATCTCGCTGCGTGCAAACAATGTGGTCTTCCGCTCTCTTTACAAAACTGTTTAAACATAACAACATGTGGCCTGGCTGCTgtcttgaaagttttatgtgTCAACCAAAGTTGTAAAAACATCAATGCCATACCAACAGGAAAACAGCACAACAGAATATGGGATGTAAATACAAAGTTAGCAACAG cATCAATTCATACTGGTCTTGGGGAAAGGCAAGTAAATGGTTTTCTATCCACATTAAATATACCTCCAGTTAGCCACAGAATGTTTGACCAACGACAAAATGAAATTGGAACAATTCTTGAAGAAATTGCAGAGAAATCGATGAAGGAATGGACAGAGAAAGAAAAGAGTATGACGAAAGA atGTAGTGGAAACGACGACATAACCGTAGCAGTTGATGCAGGGTGGCAAAAAAGAGGTAGTGGCAGATCGTATGATAGTCTCACAG GTCATTGCTCAATGATTGGAACAAGAACAGGCATGATATTAGATTATAGTTTAAGATCAAGAACATGCAGAGTATGTGTGACAGCTAGAAGGATGAAAAAGATACCTAAAGTACATACTTGCAGAAAGAATTATAGTGGGAGTTCCAAAGCAATGGAAGCTGACATGGTAGTACAAATGGTAGCTGATGCAAGAATAAAAGGTACGAACATTATGACGATAGTTGGAGATGAGGATGCTACAACCATAGCCAGACTGAGAAATAAAGTAGACAAGtcaataataaagctttcggaTAGTAATCATGTCAAGAAAACCCTAGGAAAGAGTCTTTTTGCTCTGAGAAATAAACATTCTCGCCTTACTACAAAGATCatttactattttatgaaatgttttaatttcttgGTTGCACAAGCTAGAGGAAGACCAGAAGAAATATCAAAGAATTTACCTGCACTATCTAAACACCCCTTTGGTGACCACACCAGTTGCGATCCCAGTTGGTGCCAGTCTTTTGAAGACTCTAGTATGAAATTTCGCTCTTTACCATATGGTAAACCTCTAAAAGACAAGCAACTGCAGGCCTCATTGAGCACATTATTCAGTAATTACATAACACAGTCTGAAAAGCTAGCTAAACTTGAGAGTACACAAGGCAATGAAAGCTTTAATGATACAGTGGCTTCAAAAGCACCAAAAAACAGACATTATGGTAGTTCTGGAAGTCTTGGCTATAGGGTTGCTGCAAGTgtcattcaaaaaaataaaggtcacAAGTACCTCGTAGAT GCAAATAGAACAGCTGGTCTTTCACCTGGTGTTCACACATCCAAAGTTAGCGCGCTGAGAGATCTCCAGTACAAAAAGAGAAAGGCAATAGCGATTACAAAGAAGGCTAAACTGAGAAGATTAGAGTTGAAGACAGAACG taatCAAGATATATCAAGCTGTGAAGTGAGGGAAGGAATCAGTTACCAGTCAGGCATAGATATGGAAGAATCTAGATTGGATCCTGAAAACATAACAGAAATACCCCCTCCTAGAACTTCAAGAATAGAAGCCTCACCAAAGCATGATTGTGTTACAGAAATTTTCTTTGACATAGAAGCTACAGGACTAA GTAGATCATCCCATATCACACAATTAGCAGCAAAGAGTGCAGCAGAATCTTTTTCCAGATTTGTCCTACCCCAGCACCAAATAACACCAAAGGCGGCAGAGATTACTGGATTGACATTTGAGAATGGGCAGTTATTATCAAATGGAAATGTGTTGCCTGCTGTCCATATCAAAAAGTGCCTCAAtgactttatttcttttcttgaaAAAACTAAGAACAATGTTTTAATTGGCCATAATGTTCAAACATATGACTGTGTGTTATTGTACACTTCactacaaaaatgtaatttgCTTGATAAATTCAAGTCAACTGTGATAGGCTTTATTGACACATTGCCATTATTTAAACTTTCTCATTCAGGTCTGAATTCTTATTCACAGACAAATTTGTTTGAAACATTTATGAGCAAATCATATGAAGCCCACAGGGCTGATGAAGATGTTGATGCACTATGCACACTTGTCAATAAGAAAATTGAGTTAAAtgttcattttgaaaaagtatatatacCAGAATGTGTCATATCAGACAAATTCAATTCTATGAAAGAATTGCATAAAAATTTGCCTTCTTTGAAGCTGTTGATTGATTGTAAGATACTTTCATTAGGAATGGCACGTATTATTGCCAGTAGTGGACTGTGCTCAATAGAGCACTTGAAGTTGGCCTTTTCTAGGAATGGTTGTAAAGGCATAAAAGATCTTTTCACAGAAAAGAGTGGTTCAGGTGTACGTGTCACAAAATCAGAAAAGATCATAAGACAGGTTTCAGATTTTTTGAAAGAATGA